From Melospiza georgiana isolate bMelGeo1 chromosome 33, bMelGeo1.pri, whole genome shotgun sequence, the proteins below share one genomic window:
- the CGN gene encoding cingulin, producing MAEQPLDHGVQIRFISDLREPRRPPRSSRGRGGSYGVAVRVQGIAGQPFVVLNSGQRGGDSFGVQIRGGHPEPPPSAPKSRPHSGSEEEEGEAWDGGMRGGRGFSEQEDSGGFSEQEGSGGSRGVPRSWDEELRKVPKSSAEELRRSQSHGDLSAPFPKSGETPGKRDAEIPKIPGDVDTEPLRSVDSLITKFDGNLPRGRAARRFRGPGAAPRKRSQSLDARSSRESAPIPPQIPQIPGGFGGVEEQSVEMQLKSTPDLLRDQRELGGGENPTELIYSILKEGSSESEISLKRKTSRLLGKFQELATSMVAPDSPQSQILREALDRKSQELQRSQAQLSELRAAKEALEARLGHLEGQLLATDPKSDPDTQDLYQELQECREQLQEVLGSRRRQERELQALKGALKAEVAAHDSDLERLRGEMEAMRAETERVSEEKSSLEQERENLGMQLRNLRRELEESAEETEQWREMFQKNKEELRNSKQELLQVRLEREELEEELRELQERFQAAREDRDRARSDPQEMEKLRKELEQARKDLEKLRGERDEAAQAQISLESALEASVEARKVLESRLEESQDQRENWERLQEKVAELEAERAALAESLGSGAERERDLGSRLEQSQRELRDLGSALSEERRRRDRLSQELEQMTAESQSSLASLRSQLEEFQEKSRRELTDSQKIAQDREAEAEKFQQNLGKLQDEVSRLKETIQENREERDRILLDKELLLQRLQELEQDLENRKRSQEERARHSKALEEKSKRLELELDEERSSVELLSERVTRSRDQIEQLRAELLQERSSRQDLECDKSSLERQNKELKNRLAASEGQQRPGNSRNSQLESQLEELREQLQAEEREKSVLLSSNRKLERKIKELSLQLDEERQSSSNQRDQLSLRVKALKRQVDESEEEIERLENARKKSQRELEEQQELNEQLQRRLKSMEKEAWRRAVDSALQDERLSSDEEFGSAAIASLLSEANLQASSC from the exons ATGGCGGAGCAGCCGCTGGACCACGGCGTGCAGATCCGCTTCATCAGCGACCTGCGGGAGCCGCGGCGCCCCCCGCGCTCCTCCCGCGGCCGCGGCGGCTCCTACGGCGTGGCCGTGCGCGTCCAGGGCATCGCCGGGCAGCCCTTCGTGGTGCTCAACAGCGGCCAGCGCGGCGGCGACAGCTTCGGCGTGCAGATCAGAGGGGGACACCCCGAACCGCCGCCGAGCGCCCCCAAAAGCCGGCCCCACAGCGGctccgaggaggaggagggggaggctTGGGATGGGGGGATGCGCGGGGGGCGCGGGTTTTCGGAGCAGGAGGATTCAGGGGG ATTTTCAGAGCAGGAAGGTTCAGGGGGGTCGCGGGGGGTCCCCAGATCCTGGGATGAGGAGCTGAGGAAGGTCCCCAAATCTTCGG CGGAGGAGCTGCGCCGATCCCAATCGCACGGGGACCTCAGCGCGCCTTTTCCCAAGAGCGGGGAAACACCGGGAAAAAGGGATGCggaaattcccaaaattcccgGGGATGTGGACACGGAGCCGCTGCGCTCCGTGGATTCCCTGATCACCAAATTCGACGGGAATTTGCCCCGCGGGCGAGCGGCGCGGAGGTTccgcggccccggggcggcTCCGAGGAAGCGCTCGCAGAGTTTGGATGCGCGGAGTTCCCGGGAATCCGCCCCGATCCcgccccaaattccccaaattcccgGCGGGTTTGGGGGCGTGGAGGAGCAGAGCGTGGAGATGCAG CTGAAATCCACCCCGGACCTGCTGCGGGACCAGCGGGAATTGGGGGGCGGCGAAAACCCCACCGAGCTCATCTACAGCATCCTAAAGGAGGG GAGTTCCGAGAGCGAAATTTCCCTGAAAAGGAAAACCTCGAGGCTGCTGGGAAAATTCCAGGAGCTGGCG ACTTCCATGGTGGCTCCAGACTCGCCGCAATCCCAAATCCTGCGGGAGGCCCTGGACCGGaaatcccaggagctgcagcggAGCCAGGCCCA GCTGAGCGAGCTGAGAGCCGCCAAGGAGGCGCTGGAGGCACGGCTGGGCCACCTTgaggggcagctgctggccaCCGATCCCAAAAGTGACCCCGACACACAGGACCTCTACCAG gagctgcaggagtgccgggagcagctgcaggaggttTTGGGGTCGCGGCGGCGCCAGGAGCGGGAGCTGCAGGCGCTCAAGGGGGCCCTGAAGGCCGAGGTGGCCGCTCACGATTCCGACCTGGAGCGGCTCCGGGGGGAGATGGAGGCGATGCGGGCGGAGACGGAGCGGGTCTCGGAG GAGaaatccagcctggagcaggaacGGGAAAATTTGGGAATGCAGCTCCGGAATCTGCGgcgggagctggaggagagcgCGGAGGAGACAGAGCAGTGGCGGGAAATGTTCCAGAAAAACAAGGAAGAGCTCCGGAATTCCAAGCAGGA gctgctgcaggtgcGGCTGGAGCGGGAGGAGTTGGAGGAAGAGCTCCGGGAGCTCCAGGAGCGATTCCAGGCGGCGCGGGAGGATCGGGACCGAGCCCGGAGCGATCCCCAGGAGATGGAAAAGCTCCGGAAG GAACTGGAGCAGGCCCGGAAGGATCTGGAAAAGCTCCGGGGGGAGCGGGACGAGGCTGCTCAG GCCCAGATTTCCCTGGAATCAGCGCTGGAGGCGTCGGTGGAGGCTCGGAAAGTTCTGGAATCGCGGCTGGAGGAATCCCAAGATCAGCGGGAAAACTGGGAACGGCTCCAGGAGAAAGTGGCCGAACTGGAG GCAGAGCGCGCGGCGCTGGCCGAGTCGCTGGGATCCGGCGCGGAGCGGGAGCGGGATTTGGGATCGCGCCTGGAGCAATCCCAGCGGGAGCTGCGGGATTTGGGATCGGCCCTGAGCGAGGAGCGGCGCCGGCGGGACCGGCTCAGCCAGGAG ctggAGCAGATGACGGCGGaatcccagagctccctggcCTCGCTCCGATCCCAACTGGAAGAATTCCAGGAAAAATCCCGGCGGGAACTCACGGATTCCCAAAAAATCGCCCAAGACCGCGAGGCTGAGGCAGAAAAATTCCAACAGAACCTCGGGAAGCTCCAGGACGAG GTTTCCCGGCTGAAGGAGACGATCCAGGAAAACCGGGAAGAGCGGGATCGGATCCTGCTggacaaggagctgctgctgcagaggctccaggagctggagcaggacctGGAAAATCGGAAGCGATCCCAGGAAGAGCGAGCTCGGCATTCCAAGGCGCTGGAG GAAAAATCCAAACGCCTGGAATTGGAGCTGGACGAGGAGCGGAGCTCGGTGGAGCTGCTGAGCGAGAGGGTGACCCGGAGCCGGGATCAG ATCGAGCAGCTGCGGgcggagctgctccaggaacGTTCGAGCCGCCAGGACCTGGAGTGTGACAAATCCTCCCTGGAGCGCCAG AACAAGGAGCTGAAGAACCGGCTGGCCGCTTCCGAGGGGCAGCAGCGACCCGGGAACAGCCGcaattcccagctggaatcgcagctggaagagctccgggagcagctccaggccgAGGAGAG GGAGAAGAGTGTCCTGCTCTCGTCCAACCGGAAGCTGGAGCGGAAAATCAAGGAATTGTCGCTGCAGCTGGACGAGGAgcggcagagcagcagcaaccAAAGGGACCAG ctgagcctgcgGGTGAAGGCCCTGAAGCGCCAGGTGGACGAATCCGAGGAGGAAATCGAGCGCTTGGAAAACGCCCGGAAAAAATCCCAgcgggagctggaggagcagcaggagctcaaCGAGCAGCTCCAGCGGCGCctgaaatccatggaaaaggAGGCCTG GCGCCGCGCCGTGGACTCGGCGCTGCAAGACGAGCGGCTGAGCTCGGACGAGGAATTCGGGTCCGCAGCCATCGCCTCCCTCCTGAGCGAGGCCAACCTGCaggccagctcctgctga
- the TUFT1 gene encoding tuftelin: MMEKTLEKWENLPCEFWDGVGILGFPIPGVLRFPKFPFPVNSPKKSSWAWAGKLLGNENSGIWGIFQFRADFSQQELSMRRPTEFPEFPSPENSPGSLEDSGGGPKCAWNPEEAGPVLRLRLPRDPPGEPRPKQKPVGRAFAMVAKRSDGNSLASECVKSKDGDEEIIKVYLKARANHEEPVTQLKSEVRHIQEAGSVLKKLREDLSTKLQTRTEFLEFREFRELQESSEVVLEKRNQSCSCRENSQDNPEDPEAPRLLWRLQEAEKRHQLERSGLERALLRCQEDAERADSARSRAETEVEQLQRLLEGMEKDHQDLLARMESGQAELERLRKAEGERAAQQERSSQLEKEVAGLREKIHHLDDMLKSQQRKVRQMIEQLQNSKSVIQAKDAAIQELKERVSYLEAENLEMHDRIEHLIEKQVSRGGSSARARSKSEYVSSKRLPGPKPLPLIRVVET, translated from the exons ATGATGGAAAAAACcttggaaaaatgggaaaacttGCCTTGCGAATTCTGGGATGgggttgggattttgggattcccCATCCCAGGAGTTTTGCGATTTCcaaaattcccattcccagtgaatTCCCCCAAAAAGTCCTCCTGGGCTTGGGCTGGAAAACTCCTTGGGAATGAAAATTcgggaatttggggaattttccaGTTCAGGGCAGACttttcccagcaggagctgagcatgaGGCGTCCCACGGAATTCCCAGAATTTCCCAGCCCTGAAAACTCCCCCGGATCCCTGGAAGATTCTGGAGGGGGCCCCAAATGTGCCTGGAATCCGGAG GAGGCCGGGCCGGTGCTGAGGCTGCGCCTGCCCCGAGACCCCCCCGGGGAGCCCCGGCCCAAACAGAAG CCGGTGGGCAGAGCCTTTGCCATGGTGGCCAAGAGATCCGACGGGAATTCCTTGGCCTCGGAGTGCGTCAAATCCAAGGACGGCGATGAGGAGATCATTAAG GTTTACCTCAAGGCTCGCGCCAACCACGAGGAGCCGGTGACACAACTCAAGAGCGAAGTCCGGCACATCCAGGAG GCTGGGAGCGTCCTCAAAAAACTCCGTGAAGATTTGAGCACCAAACTCCAGACCCGGACGGAATTTCTGGAATTCCGGGAATTCCGGGAATTGCAGGAGAGCTCAGAG GTGGTGCTGGAGAAGCGgaaccagagctgctcctgccggGAGAATTCCCAGGATAATCCG GAGGACCCCGAGGCCCCGCGGCTCCTGTGGAGGCTCCAGGAGGCAGAAAAGCGGCACCAGCTGGAGCGGAGCGGCCTCGAG AGGGCGCTGCTGCGGTGCCAGGAGGACGCGGAGCGGGCGGATTCCGCCCGCAGCCGAGCGGAGACAGAggtggagcagctccagagactCCTGGAAGGCATGGAAAAG GATCACCAGGATCTGCTGGCACGGATGGAGTCTGGACAGGCGGAGCTGGAGCGGCTCCGGAAGGCGGAAGGGGAGAGAGCGGCGCAGCAGGAGCG CTCAtcccagctggagaaggaggtggCAGGGCTCCGGGAGAAAATCCATCACCTGGACGACATGCTCAAGAGCCAGCAGCGCAAAGTCCGCCAGATGATCGAGCAG CTGCAGAATTCCAAGAGCGTGATCCAGGCCAAGGACGCAGCGatccaggagctgaaggaaagAGTGTCCTACCTGGAAGCAGAG aatctGGAGATGCATGACCGGATTGAGCACCTGATCGAGAAACAAGTGAGCCGGGGCGGGAGCAGTGCCCGCGCACGCTCCAAGTCGGAATACGTCAGCAG caAACGCCTCCCAGGCCCAAAGCCACTGCCCCTGATTCGAGTGGTGGAAACCTGA